The Dyadobacter sp. 676 DNA window GAGACGAATTTGGTCCTTTCGGTGAGCAATTTTTCGTACTCGTCCATCAGCAGCTCGCCGTCGTCGTTGATCGGGATCACTTTCAGGATACAGCCTTTTTCCTCGCAAAGCATTTGCCAGGGCACGATATTGGAATGGTGCTCCATGGTCGAAATGATTATCTCGTCGCCTTCTTTCAGAAATTTCCGGCCGTAGGTGGATGCCACCAGGTTGATACCGTCGGTAGTTCCATATGTAAAAATGATCTCCTCCGAATGCCCCGCATTCAGAAAGGCCTGCAAACGTTTCCTCGACTGCTCGAACGCAGATGTAGCTTTTTCCGCTAAATAGTGGATCCCGCGGTGGATATTGGCATTATAATGCTCATAGTAACCCGACAGCGCGTCCAGTACCAGCCGTGGCTTCTGGGTCGTTGCCGCGTTATCGAAATAGACGAGTTGTTTGCCATTCACGACTTCATTCAAAATCGGGAAGTCGTTCCGGATGGATGAGATATTGAGATTGTGGCTCATAGTAATTCGTCATTTAAGAAAAATACCCAACCCCAAAAATGGCGGCTGGGTACCAGGAAATGTATTAATCGGGGCCATCAGGCCCACAAAAGCTATTTCGATGCCAGTTTCCGGGTAATCACGTTTTCCAGATATTCGCGAACAGAGTCGATCTTGATCTGTGAAACCACATCGGCACAGAACGCGAACATCAAAAGCGACATCGCTTCCGGCTCTGAAATTCCGCGTGAGCGCATATAAAACAACGCTTCTTCGTCGATTTGCCCGGTGGTGGTGCCGTGGGAGCACTTCACGTCGTCGGCGAAAATTTCCAGCTGCGGTTTGGTGTTCATCGTCGCATCGGGCGACAGTACGATGTTTTTACACGACTGGAATGCATTGGTTTTCTGCGCATCCGGACGAACGAAGATCTTCCCATTGAAAACCCCCTTCGATTTATCCCGCAAAATACCTTTATATAGCTCGTTGCTTTCCGAATTCGGCTTCTGGTGGTCCGCAACAGTATGGTTGTCAACATGCTGTGAGCCGTGCGGAAAGTACAAGCCGTACATATGCGCGTCGCAATACTCGCCGTCCAACACAATATTCAGGTTGTTGCGCGTAAATTTACCGTTCAGTGTAACGGTACCCGCGTAGAAATGCGAGCGGTCGAGCATACGTACCTGGGTGGTGCCGATGTGATAAGCGTTGTCGCTCTCGTTCTGCACTTTATAGTATTGCACATTAGCCTCTTCGGCCACGTGTATCTCGGTCACCGTGTTGGTAAACGAACGCTGATCGCCCAATGTCCTGAATGCCTCGGCCAGTTTTACATGCGAATTCTTACCGACCGAAATGATATTCCGGGGCTGGCTACCAACATTCTGCCGGCGCGCATCGCTCACAAAGCGAAGGATAACAGGATGCTCCACGGATTGGTTATCAGGAATATGGATAAACACACCATCCTGTGTAAATGCGGTATTCAGCGCGGTGAACGCATCCTCGGCATCTTTTGTCAGCTCGTTGAAATAGGATGAAACTTTGGCAGGGTCGTTCTTATAAGCGTCTGCAAGCGAGCTGATTGTAATTTTTCCAACCGGGGAAATGATTGTCGATAAACCGGCGTCGTAACGGCCGTTGACAAAGTACAGGATATTCGCCTCCTGCTTGGGCACTTTCAGGTCTTCGAGTTCGGCCAGGCCGATGGAACTCTCCGCGTTAAAATCGTAGGAAACGCTGATCAGATCCCTTACGTTGCTATATTTCCACTCCTCGTGCTTGATCGTCGGGAAACCTAACCGCTCGAAACGGGCCAGCCCTGCGCGTTTTTTCTGGTGAAACTCCGAAGAAGCCTCGCCATTCAGGACAGCTTCGCGGGCGTGAAAATCCGTGATCAGCCTGGTTTTTAAATCTATTGTCTCGGTACTCATCGATATTTGGGTATGGTGTTGGGTTAAGTTTGAAATGGATTTTCGCTTAACCTACCGCTTCTACTTCCGCCTTGATCCAGTCGTAACCTTTTTCTTCCAGTTCCAGGGCAAGTTCTTTCGGGCCTGACTTGACGATGCGGCCTTTGTACAAAACGTGTACGTAATCCGGCACGATGTAATCCAGAAGGCGCTGATAGTGCGTCACGACGATCGTCGAACGTTCCGGCGACCGTAGCGAGTTAACCCCCTCAGCCACAATGCGCAACGCATCGATATCCAGTCCCGAATCGGTTTCGTCCAGGATTGCCAGCTTCGGTTCGAGCACGGCCATCTGGAACACCTCGTTGCGTTTTTTCTCTCCACCCGAGAATCCTTCGTTCAATGCACGTTTGAGCAGGGAATCGTTCATGCTCACGAGCTTGGCTTTCTCGCGTACCATTTTCAGGAACTGCGCGGCGTCCAGCGGGCTTTCACCTTTATATTTACGGATTTCGTTAACCGCTGTTTTCAGAAAGTTGATAGTCGTAACACCCGGAATTTCGACCGGATATTGGAATGCGAGGAAAATACCTTCCGCAGCCCGCTCTTCCGGGGCCAGTTCCAGAATTTCCTTTCCTTCAAAAATTACATTTCCACCAGTAACCTCGTACTCTTCCCTTCCCGCCAATACCGATGCCAAAGTACTTTTACCGGAACCATTGGGCCCCATAATCGCATGCACTTCACCCGGCTTGACTTCCAGATTGATGCCTTTTAATATTTCCTTACCTTCAATGGAGGCACGCAAGTCATTAATAGAGAGCATAACTGATTTATACTTAAAAGATAGTTCGTGGTAATTTCCCGCAAAAGTAATACGCAAACGGCGTAAATGAAAATGAGCGTCAGAGTCTTAAATAGCGGGCCATCCATTTTGTACAACCTTTTTACGTGGCAGGATGTTCCCGCAACGCAGATATTTATACCTTAAACGGTCAGAGAATAAACGGGTTGAAGAAGACCCGGTTTTTAATTCGCCGGGAAACATTTACTTTGCGCCCTACGTTCCAAACACTTCATTTATGGCTATCAATCAAGCCCACGGGCATTCGATCCATGTATCGTCTGAAACCGGCACCCTCAAACGGCTACTCATCCATAGTCCCGACCGCGGCCTGGGCAAAGTTGTTCCCAGCAAAGCGCAGGACTGGCTTTTCGAGGATATCGTGCACCTGGACACGATGCGCAGGAAGGAATATGATTTTTATGTAAAACTCCTTTTATACTTTCTCGACCCCCACAAGATCAAGGGCAGGCTCTCCGAGATCGACGACGACCCTACCCGCTCGTTCTTTATTCCGGGCACCGAAAACTACTTCGCTTCCGACTGCGTGGTGGATATCCAAAGATTGCTGGGCGAAATACTGGAAGACGAAAGCACACGCATTAAGCTAACCTCGGCCATTTGCGGTATCGAACGGTGCTCCTACCAGATCCAGGAGGAATTGGGCACTTTCGACCCGCACGAACTGGCCCGCATATTCATTTCAGGCTCCTGCTCCGACAAACGGATGCTCTTCGCTCCCCTGCCCAATCTGATTTTCACCCGGGACATCGGCATTGTGATCAACGACCATATCCTGCTCAACAAACCGGCCAAAACGGCCCGCACACGCGAATCGATACTGGCTCAGTTTGTTTTCTTTTACCACCCGATGTTTGCCCATGTCAGGCAAAACGTCATTGAAATACCCGAAAACGAACGCCATTTCCTGCTTCCCGACGACGAGAAAGCCAGCGATTACCACCGCTGCACACTGGAAGGCGGCGATGTAATGATGGTCGCGCCGGGGCATTTACTGATCGGGTGCAGCGAACGGACGTCCATTTACGCGGCGCAGCAGGTGATGAAGATTTTGTTCGATAAAAATGTAGTTGGGAAAATCACGATCATCAAAATCCCTAAAAGGCGGGATTACATGCATATCGACACGATTTTTACACAGGTTAAAAAAGATGTGTGGGTGCTGCTGGGCGCGCTTGCCCGCGTAGGCGACGAGGCCAGGAAAAAGGATGTGCTGCATTTCTTCGCACCGGTAGACGTAAACAAGGAGTTCCGGATTCTGCAGTTCGAAAAAGGCAGGGAACAGCAGCCAAGGGAAATCGAAAACCTGGAAGATCTCCTGACCGAAATCAGCAGAAACGACCTGGGCGTCACCGGGCCTGTCCGCTTCATTTATTCGGGGGGAAACGAGTTTCCGTACGGCGAACGTGAACAATGGACCGACTCCTGCAATCTGCTCGCATTACGCGACGGTGTGGTGATCGGCTATGATCGTAACGACAAAACGCTCGAAGCGTTCAAAAAGGAAGGGTTCCGGGTAATCAGCGCAAAAAGGCTGTTGGAAAAGTTCGAACATAACATGCTGGCACCTGAAGACGTCACCGATACCTTTATCACGCTGCCGTCCGCCGAGCTTTCCCGCGCACGCGGCGGCTCGCATTGTATGAGCATGCCCCTGCTTCGCGGATAGCCGTTTTCCGGGCCTTGGCTCGCGAGCGGCCAGGTTAATTTTAATATTGTAATCGATCCGTTTGAATCGTAAATTGCACTAGGGACAACCATCCTCAGTTTTTGAAAAGATCCGATAATACCTTTTACCATTACTCCTATGCGCGTCATCACTTCATCCGCTCAAATCCAGCCGCAATCCACCTCACGGATCATGATGATCAGGCCGGTTCGGTTCGGTTTCAATGAGGAAACCGCCGGAAGCAACGAGTTTCAGCAGGAGTCGTTCGCGCAGCAAACCCGCGACACCGCCCAGCAGGCAGCCCGGGAAGAGTTCGACCTGATGATCGACCAGCTCCAAAAAGCCGGTGTGGAATTGCATATTTTCGACGATACCGACGAAGTGGACCGTCCCGACGCCGTCTTTTCCAACAACTGGGTTTCTTTCCATCAGAGCGGGAAAGTGGTTTTGTATCCGATGATGGCCGAAAACCGCAGGCTCGAACGCCGTCGTGACATTATCGATGCGCTGGCCAGGGATTTCAAGGTGGAGGAAATCATTGACCTGACCCATTTCGAACAACAAGGCAAATTCCTGGAAGGCACCGGCAGCATGGTTTTCGACCGGCGCTACAAGATCGCCTATGCCTGCCTCTCCCCGCGTACGCACCGGGAGGTCCTCGATGCGTTTGCGGATGCATTGGGCTACGAAATAATCGCATTTTCGGCCTCCGACGAGCACGGAAAGCCTATTTACCATACCAATGTGCTGATGTGCGTCGGCGATATCTTCGCGGTGGTTTGCCTGGAAGCCATCAAAGATCCCGACGAGCGCCTCATGGTGAGGTCGGTCCTGGAAGAGACCCACAAAGACGTAATCGAAATATCGCTCGAACAAATGCGGCATTTCGCAGGCAATATGCTGATGGTAAGAAACAAGAAAGCCGACAAATTCCTCGTGATGTCCACCCAGGCCTACGAATCGCTGACTCCCCGGCAAAAAGACCGGCTCGACGACTACGCCCGTCTGCTCCATACCGACCTTTCGGTGATCGAAGGCAACGGTGGCGGTTCGGCCCGATGCATGATGACGGAACTTCATTTACCCGTCAGGTAACAAAAAAATGCTCCGAAACCCGGAGCATTTTTCTTATTCCATAACCCTCATTAAATTATTAGTCGTTGAGATCGGCTTTTGCTTTGGCGATTTTTTCTTTGGTATTGGCCTTAAACTCGTCCCACTTATCTGCGGTTTCATTCTGGGCTCTCTTCCAGGAAGCCTGCAGTTCTTCTTTTTCGGCGTTCAGCTCTTTTTTTACGTTCGCGCCATTTGGCTTTCTCCTTTTCGGTAGCCTTTTCCATTTTGGCGTCGACTTCCTCGATTTTGCGGTCGAGCTTTCCGATCGCGTCGTCGATATCTTTCTTCAATTCGTCCTTATCGGCCTTCACTTTGGCTTGAAAATCCTCCCCTGCTTCCTTGATATCGGCTTTGGCATCGGCCACATTTTCGTCCATATCGTTTTTGGCTTCCTCTACCGTCTCCTTTGCGGAGTCTTTGGTTTTGTCTGAACAGCTGGTCAGCGAAAGTGTGCCGGCCAGCAATATCGAAGCAACAATCCAGGTGATCTTTTTCATGTTTCCGGGTATTAAGGTTTGTTTCAGTTATTGTCTGTTACAGAGCAAAAATCTTACCAG harbors:
- the ctlX gene encoding citrulline utilization hydrolase CtlX, with amino-acid sequence MRVITSSAQIQPQSTSRIMMIRPVRFGFNEETAGSNEFQQESFAQQTRDTAQQAAREEFDLMIDQLQKAGVELHIFDDTDEVDRPDAVFSNNWVSFHQSGKVVLYPMMAENRRLERRRDIIDALARDFKVEEIIDLTHFEQQGKFLEGTGSMVFDRRYKIAYACLSPRTHREVLDAFADALGYEIIAFSASDEHGKPIYHTNVLMCVGDIFAVVCLEAIKDPDERLMVRSVLEETHKDVIEISLEQMRHFAGNMLMVRNKKADKFLVMSTQAYESLTPRQKDRLDDYARLLHTDLSVIEGNGGGSARCMMTELHLPVR
- a CDS encoding arginine deiminase family protein, coding for MAINQAHGHSIHVSSETGTLKRLLIHSPDRGLGKVVPSKAQDWLFEDIVHLDTMRRKEYDFYVKLLLYFLDPHKIKGRLSEIDDDPTRSFFIPGTENYFASDCVVDIQRLLGEILEDESTRIKLTSAICGIERCSYQIQEELGTFDPHELARIFISGSCSDKRMLFAPLPNLIFTRDIGIVINDHILLNKPAKTARTRESILAQFVFFYHPMFAHVRQNVIEIPENERHFLLPDDEKASDYHRCTLEGGDVMMVAPGHLLIGCSERTSIYAAQQVMKILFDKNVVGKITIIKIPKRRDYMHIDTIFTQVKKDVWVLLGALARVGDEARKKDVLHFFAPVDVNKEFRILQFEKGREQQPREIENLEDLLTEISRNDLGVTGPVRFIYSGGNEFPYGEREQWTDSCNLLALRDGVVIGYDRNDKTLEAFKKEGFRVISAKRLLEKFEHNMLAPEDVTDTFITLPSAELSRARGGSHCMSMPLLRG
- the sufD gene encoding Fe-S cluster assembly protein SufD yields the protein MSTETIDLKTRLITDFHAREAVLNGEASSEFHQKKRAGLARFERLGFPTIKHEEWKYSNVRDLISVSYDFNAESSIGLAELEDLKVPKQEANILYFVNGRYDAGLSTIISPVGKITISSLADAYKNDPAKVSSYFNELTKDAEDAFTALNTAFTQDGVFIHIPDNQSVEHPVILRFVSDARRQNVGSQPRNIISVGKNSHVKLAEAFRTLGDQRSFTNTVTEIHVAEEANVQYYKVQNESDNAYHIGTTQVRMLDRSHFYAGTVTLNGKFTRNNLNIVLDGEYCDAHMYGLYFPHGSQHVDNHTVADHQKPNSESNELYKGILRDKSKGVFNGKIFVRPDAQKTNAFQSCKNIVLSPDATMNTKPQLEIFADDVKCSHGTTTGQIDEEALFYMRSRGISEPEAMSLLMFAFCADVVSQIKIDSVREYLENVITRKLASK
- the sufC gene encoding Fe-S cluster assembly ATPase SufC, which gives rise to MLSINDLRASIEGKEILKGINLEVKPGEVHAIMGPNGSGKSTLASVLAGREEYEVTGGNVIFEGKEILELAPEERAAEGIFLAFQYPVEIPGVTTINFLKTAVNEIRKYKGESPLDAAQFLKMVREKAKLVSMNDSLLKRALNEGFSGGEKKRNEVFQMAVLEPKLAILDETDSGLDIDALRIVAEGVNSLRSPERSTIVVTHYQRLLDYIVPDYVHVLYKGRIVKSGPKELALELEEKGYDWIKAEVEAVG